The sequence ATAACAATATCAGGGTTTGATCATAACTGCGGCCACCATGTCACGGGGCCCGTCCCGTCCATTGCCGGCTTCTCCAGCACGATCCGGGGGATGCCGGGCCCATGAAGCTAAAGCGCAAAAACTCGGCAAGCCTCAAACCGTTTGCGCTTTTTAACGCTTCATGGTCCCGACATCTTTTCCCCGGATCGCGCCATGTCGTACGCCGGCAACGGACGGGACTTCAAGGCTGCGCACAGCAAAATATGGCCGCAGTTATGATCAAGCCCCGATATCACGAGCGGCCTGATTGCCGATGACTTGATTCAGGGAGTTTTTAAATATGAAAAAGTCCGGAACAAACCATACAAAAGTTGCGGAAGGAAAATACCCAATTCCGGACAGGGATGCTGTAGCATCAGGCGGTCACGTTCGGAAATACGGAATGCGGTGTATCCATAACCGGTTTTGGATACAGAAAGCATCAATGTCCCATCGATGTCTCAGTCCTCTGATTTTCGGATAACCAAAGCTTTTTGTCTTGCGCTTTTTATGATACATTACGAATTTATTGACATGCATAGTCCTAATACGATAGCGTTTAAACTTTTAATAAATAGATCCGATTTCTGGAGGATTCCATGGATTATAAAAAAACACTTAACCTTCCTGTCACTCAGTTTCCCATGAGGGCAAATCTGGCAGCGCGTGAGCCGGATCAGCTCAAACAATGGGAAGACGCAGATTCATATACTAAACTCAGAAAAATGTCCAAGGGCAGAAAACCGTTTATTCTCCATGATGGCCCTCCATATGCGAACGGCAATATTCACATGGGGACGGCTTTGAATAAAATATTGAAAGACATCATCATCCGTTCGCGTCAGATGGCCGGGTATGATGCGGTTTATGTGCCCGGCTGGGACTGTCACGGGTTGCCGATCGAGCATAATGTCGATAAAGAAATAGGGCCGAAGAAAAAGGAACTTACACAGGTCCAGATTCGAAAACTCTGTCGTGCCTATGCCGAAAAATTTATTGATATCCAACGGGAAGAGTTTAAACGACTCGGCGTGGCGGGTGAATGGAATACCCCCTATCTGACCATGAATTACGCCTATGAAGCCATTATCGCCAGGGAATGCTGTAAATTTGCTCTTGCCGGAAGCCTGTTCAAAAGTAAAAAGCCGATTTACTGGTGCACCACCTGCCAGACGGCATTGGCTGAAGCCGAGATCGAATATCATAATGAAAAATCGCCGTCTATTTACGTGAAATTTCCTTTGAAAGACGACCTGAGTGTCGAAATTCCCGAGCTGGCGGGAAAACGGGTATCGGTTGTGATATGGACCACAACGCCGTGGACGCTGCCTGCAAACCTGGCGATCGCCCTTCACCCGGATTTTGAATACGCAGCGGTGGATGTCGGCAACAACGAAGTATGGATTCTGGCAAAAGCGCTTGTGGAAACTTGCATGAAGGCATTCGGCCTTTCCGATTTTAATATCTGCGCGGATATAACGGCTCAGGCGCTTGAAAGAAAATGCTGCCGTCATCCTCTGTATGATCGTGATTCGCTGATTATTCTGGGCGATCATGTGACGCTCGAAGCCGGTACCGGTTGTGTGCATACCGCACCCGGTCATGGCCGGGAAGATTATGAAGTCGGCATCCGGTATGGCCTGGAAGCCTATTCGCCGGTGGATGACCGGGGATGCTTTACCGATGATGTGGAATTTTTCAGCGGGCAGTATGTATTCGATGCCAACCGGAAAGTCATAGAAAAGCTGAAAGAAGTCGGCGCACTGCTTGCTTCGGTAACTATTGAACATTCCTATCCTCATTGCTGGCGGTGTAAAAAGCCCGTTATTTTCAGGGCCACCCCTCAATGGTTCATATCCATGGACAAAACCGGTCTGAGAAAAAAAGCCCTGGATGCAATCAATAAAGTTCAATGGATACCGTATTGGGGCAAGGATCGCATTTACGGCATGATTGAGAACCGGCCGGACTGGTGTGTATCCCGCCAGCGGTCCTGGGGCGTGCCGATTACCGTATTTTATTGTAAAAAATGTCAGGCACTGATGATCAACCCGCAGATCGCGGACCGGATCTTTGAGCTGTTCAATACATACGGCGCGGATGTATGGTTTGAAAAAGATACCCGCCAGCTGCTTCCTGAAGGCAGCACTTGTGCCAGCTGCGGTCATAATGAATTTGAAAAGGAAACCGATATCCTGGATGTATGGTTTGATTCCGGGGTCAGTCATGCCGCGGTACTGGAAGAGCGGTCCAATTTGACCTGGCCGGCGGATTTGTATCTGGAAGGCAGTGATCAGCATCGGGGATGGTTTCACAGCTCTCTTTTGACCGCTGTTGAAACAAGAGGCCAGGCCCCTTACAAAGCCGTCTTGACTCATGGGTTCGTTGTCGATGCCGAAGGCAAAAAAATGTCCAAATCTGTCGGCAACGTGGTTGCCCCTAAAACCGTAATTGCCAAGTATGGCGCAGAAATATTACGTCTATGGGTGGCCTCGTCCGATTATCGTGATGATATCCGCATTTCTGAAAAAATTCTCATACAGCTCAGCGATGCCTATCGGCGGATTCGAAATACCTGTCGATTCATGCTCGGCAACCTGTATGATTTTGATCCTGCTGCCGATGCGGTTGACTATGCGGCCATGCCCGAACTCGACAGATTTGCGCTTCATAAGCTTTATCAGCTGGTTAACAGGACATTGAACGCTTATAAAAGCTATGACCTTCACGTCATTTATCACGGGCTTTTCAATTACTGCACGGTGGATCTTTCTTCGTTTTACCTGGATATTTTAAAAGACAGGCTTTATACCTCACCGGCAAAGTCTGCCGAGCGAAGAAGCGCACAGACAGCCATTTATGAGATTCTGAATTCGGTCGTACGGCTGATGGCACCGGTTCTTTCCTTTACAGCCGAAGAGATATGGAAGTACATGCCGAACCGGGAAGGAAAAGAGGAAAGCGTTCATTTTGCCTTGATGCCGGAGCTTGATGAACGATGGAAAAACGATGAACTGGCGGCAAAGTGGCAGCAAATTCTGGACGTCCGGGGAGAGATTACAAAAGCACTCGAAGCGGCAAGGGCGGCCAAACGGATCGGCCATGCGCTCGATGCGGATGTGACCATTTCGGTAAATGAAACGATGCATGATGCACTGGCTCCATATGCGGACGAACTCCGGGCCATTTGTATCGTGTCGAATGCCACTCTGGTCAAAAATAAATCTCTCGGTGAAGAGGCGTTTGTCAGTGAAGAGGTTGAAGGCCTTTGCGTTCTGGTGCAGCATGCCCAGGGCAGCAAATGCGAGCGGTGCTGGATCCATGATTCAACGGTGGGAACAGATCCGCAGAATCCGACCATTTGCAGCCGATGCTGCAAGGCACTGTTATAATTGGTGTAATCCGCGAAGGAATGCAGGAAGAATATAAAAGGATTCGAATTTTACCGTCCGCTTCGCTGCGCTTACTCGAGACACTTGGAACGCTGCGTTCTCAGCACCTCAAGCGAGGCGGGCGGTGTAACTGATTCTTTTTATTCTTTTTACTCTTGTGATTGCAATAACAAAACGGACTGGCATCCTGATGAAAAAAAATATCCGCAAACCGATATCCATACGATGACACATTCAAACAGAGCCTACTCAAAATACCTGAAGCTGTTTTGGATTACCGGCATTATCGTGATATTCGATCAGCTGACAAAAGCGGTGGTAATGGATTTTCTGCCGCTTTACCAGTCCAAACCGGTCATCGCCGGATTCTTCAGTATCACCCATATCCATAATCCGGGCGGAGCGTTCGGTTTTCTGGCCAGCCAGGGCCCGATACTTCGACTGCTGGTGTTTTTCCTTGCCGCGGTACTGGCCATGGGCGTTGTGTTTTACCTGTACGGGAAAACGTATAAAACCCATCCGTTGCTGAATACCTCTCTGGCCTTTATTTTCGGCGGAGCTGCCGGAAACCTGATTGACAGGATCCGGTTTGGCAGGGTCGTGGATTTTCTGGATTTTTATATCGGCAATTTTCACTGGCCGGCGTTTAATATAGCGGA is a genomic window of Desulfobacterales bacterium containing:
- the lspA gene encoding signal peptidase II, whose product is MTHSNRAYSKYLKLFWITGIIVIFDQLTKAVVMDFLPLYQSKPVIAGFFSITHIHNPGGAFGFLASQGPILRLLVFFLAAVLAMGVVFYLYGKTYKTHPLLNTSLAFIFGGAAGNLIDRIRFGRVVDFLDFYIGNFHWPAFNIADSAISIGIVIFLYHVIFNKMPG
- the ileS gene encoding isoleucine--tRNA ligase; translated protein: MDYKKTLNLPVTQFPMRANLAAREPDQLKQWEDADSYTKLRKMSKGRKPFILHDGPPYANGNIHMGTALNKILKDIIIRSRQMAGYDAVYVPGWDCHGLPIEHNVDKEIGPKKKELTQVQIRKLCRAYAEKFIDIQREEFKRLGVAGEWNTPYLTMNYAYEAIIARECCKFALAGSLFKSKKPIYWCTTCQTALAEAEIEYHNEKSPSIYVKFPLKDDLSVEIPELAGKRVSVVIWTTTPWTLPANLAIALHPDFEYAAVDVGNNEVWILAKALVETCMKAFGLSDFNICADITAQALERKCCRHPLYDRDSLIILGDHVTLEAGTGCVHTAPGHGREDYEVGIRYGLEAYSPVDDRGCFTDDVEFFSGQYVFDANRKVIEKLKEVGALLASVTIEHSYPHCWRCKKPVIFRATPQWFISMDKTGLRKKALDAINKVQWIPYWGKDRIYGMIENRPDWCVSRQRSWGVPITVFYCKKCQALMINPQIADRIFELFNTYGADVWFEKDTRQLLPEGSTCASCGHNEFEKETDILDVWFDSGVSHAAVLEERSNLTWPADLYLEGSDQHRGWFHSSLLTAVETRGQAPYKAVLTHGFVVDAEGKKMSKSVGNVVAPKTVIAKYGAEILRLWVASSDYRDDIRISEKILIQLSDAYRRIRNTCRFMLGNLYDFDPAADAVDYAAMPELDRFALHKLYQLVNRTLNAYKSYDLHVIYHGLFNYCTVDLSSFYLDILKDRLYTSPAKSAERRSAQTAIYEILNSVVRLMAPVLSFTAEEIWKYMPNREGKEESVHFALMPELDERWKNDELAAKWQQILDVRGEITKALEAARAAKRIGHALDADVTISVNETMHDALAPYADELRAICIVSNATLVKNKSLGEEAFVSEEVEGLCVLVQHAQGSKCERCWIHDSTVGTDPQNPTICSRCCKALL